In one window of Halopiger aswanensis DNA:
- a CDS encoding bacterio-opsin activator domain-containing protein yields the protein MSVVLASSILLRLAGTGYSLVLLYRSGDHRFAFLTVMLGLMASRQAWTFATAGTTGLEELPGLVVSGLAVATVHYLAAYVEEENRIKSELSSANEQLRRFRKAVEHAGHAIFLTDADGTIEYANPATEDVTGYAPAEAVGETPRLWKSGEHDEAFYAELWETITDGDVWDGEIVNRRKNGDLCWVDMTIAPITDETGAVDGFVAVDTDVTERKERELQIREQHAELEVLNTTNEVIRDVNRELLQADSKAEVEAVACERFASAGPYESAWFATRNAVTDTVRAQTSAGIDADTLSGIVDAVNDTGHETVVDRALETETTHAVRTCGEQRPACERKVCECHSYGGAAATVAIPLSYRDAHYGALVLHASDAGTPDVIDGEILDELGETIAYAITAVESQRSLVADRVTELTFEVDPTDAPLPSLAAALECDLELEQITATDDGDGDLVAFVTLRETTLEAVREYVDAVDDIGPVELVREGDSLLVRLAVSDASIIATLADYGAVVRSVTADADGGRVVADLAETGAVRSVVDAVAETHSGVTLVGQRERDRPPETHGQFRSAVDERVTGRQLEALRLAHFGGFFEWPRESSGDDLAERMGVCQSTYLQHLRAAQRKVFEAFFDADRATDSRAPAGRSADPTTQFGRS from the coding sequence ATGAGCGTGGTCCTCGCCAGTTCGATCCTGCTTCGGCTCGCTGGAACCGGGTACTCGCTCGTGTTGCTGTATCGCAGCGGTGACCACCGGTTCGCGTTCCTGACCGTGATGCTCGGGCTGATGGCATCGCGGCAGGCCTGGACGTTCGCAACCGCCGGCACGACCGGGCTCGAGGAACTCCCCGGGCTCGTCGTGAGCGGATTGGCGGTGGCGACGGTCCACTATCTCGCGGCGTACGTCGAGGAGGAGAACCGCATCAAAAGCGAGTTGTCGAGCGCGAACGAGCAACTGCGACGCTTCAGGAAAGCCGTCGAACACGCCGGGCACGCGATCTTTCTGACCGACGCCGACGGGACGATCGAGTACGCGAACCCGGCGACGGAGGACGTAACGGGCTACGCACCGGCGGAAGCCGTCGGAGAGACGCCCCGCCTGTGGAAATCGGGCGAACACGACGAGGCGTTCTACGCGGAGCTGTGGGAGACCATTACCGACGGCGACGTCTGGGACGGCGAGATCGTCAACCGACGGAAAAACGGCGACCTGTGCTGGGTCGACATGACGATCGCGCCGATCACCGACGAGACCGGGGCGGTCGACGGCTTCGTCGCCGTCGACACCGACGTCACCGAGCGCAAGGAGCGTGAACTACAAATCCGGGAACAACACGCCGAACTCGAGGTGTTGAACACGACCAACGAGGTCATCCGCGACGTCAACCGGGAACTGCTTCAGGCGGATTCGAAAGCCGAAGTCGAGGCGGTCGCCTGCGAGCGATTCGCGAGCGCCGGCCCCTACGAATCGGCCTGGTTCGCTACCCGGAACGCCGTCACGGACACCGTTCGCGCACAGACCAGCGCCGGAATCGACGCGGACACGCTGTCGGGAATCGTCGACGCCGTCAACGACACCGGCCACGAGACGGTCGTCGATCGGGCCCTCGAGACCGAGACGACCCACGCCGTTCGGACCTGCGGCGAACAACGACCAGCATGTGAACGAAAGGTCTGTGAGTGCCACTCCTACGGCGGCGCGGCTGCAACGGTCGCCATTCCACTGTCCTACCGCGACGCCCACTACGGTGCCCTCGTCCTCCACGCGAGCGACGCCGGGACGCCAGACGTGATCGACGGCGAGATCCTGGACGAACTCGGCGAGACGATCGCGTACGCCATTACTGCGGTCGAGAGCCAGCGGTCGCTGGTGGCCGACCGCGTCACCGAATTGACGTTCGAAGTGGATCCCACCGACGCACCGCTCCCGTCACTAGCAGCGGCGCTCGAGTGCGACCTCGAACTCGAGCAGATCACGGCGACCGACGACGGAGACGGGGACCTCGTCGCGTTCGTCACCCTCCGCGAGACGACCCTCGAGGCCGTTCGCGAGTACGTCGACGCGGTCGACGACATAGGCCCGGTCGAACTGGTTCGGGAGGGCGACTCGCTGCTGGTCCGACTCGCGGTATCGGACGCGTCGATCATCGCGACCCTCGCCGATTACGGCGCCGTCGTTCGATCGGTCACCGCCGACGCGGACGGCGGGCGGGTCGTCGCCGACCTCGCCGAGACGGGGGCCGTCCGGAGCGTCGTCGACGCCGTCGCCGAGACGCACTCGGGGGTAACCCTCGTCGGCCAACGCGAGCGTGACCGGCCGCCGGAGACGCACGGGCAGTTCCGGTCGGCGGTCGACGAACGCGTCACCGGTCGCCAACTCGAGGCGCTCCGGCTGGCTCACTTCGGCGGCTTCTTCGAGTGGCCCCGGGAGTCCAGCGGCGACGACCTCGCCGAGCGCATGGGCGTCTGTCAGTCGACGTACCTCCAGCACCTCCGGGCCGCCCAGCGGAAGGTCTTCGAGGCGTTTTTCGACGCCGATCGCGCGACGGACTCGAGAGCGCCCGCCGGAAGGTCGGCCGATCCCACGACACAGTTCGGACGATCGTAG
- a CDS encoding 4Fe-4S dicluster domain-containing protein, with protein sequence MSADEPQPSVPDSSAQSSADEMLDVEKTDPEEELAKTTYRTDLGLEMAADARRVSRGELSSEAFWERYDDAAAAEFGDDYRETPNPAVDSATGAIAEETAASLGCAVGSMASVAAGLSEGGTDDGDADAADADDERTWGMVIDLQKCIGCESCTVACKAENRTPPGVSYNVVMEREKGEYPNVTRTNVPRPCMQCEKPPCVQVCPVSATYKMDNGVVNIDYDRCIGCRYCMVACPYDARYFDFGENYDGEFAENGEVTSPEYGMDRGPREDGESPIGNVRKCNFCHHRLERGEEPACVETCVGDARYMGDLEDDDSEVNELAASSRAFQLKEKEGTDPNVYYLK encoded by the coding sequence ATGAGCGCAGACGAGCCCCAGCCGTCCGTGCCGGACTCGTCCGCGCAGTCGTCGGCCGACGAGATGCTCGACGTCGAGAAGACGGATCCCGAGGAAGAGCTCGCGAAAACGACGTACCGGACCGACCTGGGCCTCGAGATGGCCGCGGACGCGCGTCGCGTCAGCCGCGGCGAGCTCTCGAGCGAGGCCTTCTGGGAGCGGTACGACGACGCCGCCGCGGCGGAGTTCGGCGACGACTACCGCGAGACGCCGAACCCCGCAGTCGATTCCGCCACCGGAGCGATCGCCGAGGAGACCGCGGCATCGCTCGGCTGCGCGGTGGGTTCGATGGCCAGCGTCGCGGCGGGGCTGTCGGAGGGTGGTACGGACGACGGAGACGCCGACGCGGCCGATGCGGACGACGAGCGGACGTGGGGAATGGTCATCGACCTCCAGAAGTGCATCGGTTGCGAGTCGTGTACGGTCGCGTGTAAGGCCGAGAATCGGACGCCGCCGGGCGTCTCGTACAATGTCGTCATGGAGCGCGAGAAGGGCGAATACCCGAACGTCACCCGGACGAACGTCCCCCGGCCGTGCATGCAGTGTGAGAAACCGCCCTGCGTACAGGTGTGTCCGGTCAGCGCGACCTACAAGATGGACAACGGCGTCGTCAACATCGACTACGACCGCTGTATCGGCTGTCGGTACTGCATGGTCGCCTGTCCGTACGACGCGCGCTACTTCGACTTCGGGGAGAACTACGACGGCGAGTTCGCGGAGAACGGCGAGGTGACCAGTCCCGAGTACGGGATGGATCGCGGCCCGCGCGAAGACGGCGAGTCGCCGATCGGCAACGTCCGGAAGTGTAACTTCTGTCACCACCGCTTGGAGCGCGGCGAGGAGCCGGCCTGCGTCGAGACCTGCGTCGGCGACGCCCGCTACATGGGCGACCTCGAGGACGACGACAGCGAGGTGAACGAACTGGCCGCTTCCTCCCGCGCGTTCCAGCTCAAGGAGAAGGAAGGGACCGATCCGAACGTGTACTACCTCAAGTGA
- a CDS encoding cation:proton antiporter, which produces MSIHVSLDAVALIAAIVGLGVTAQFLAAKYRVPSVLFLLLMGVAIGPEGLGLIPPDVAGDTLSTIVGVSVAIIIFEGTFRLEYGAIWKTSKAVSRMITVGAVIAFVGTALTVRLLLGASWDIAFLIGALLVATGPTVVAPILAVVPVRQEVATTLEVEGIVNDVTAAVLAVVLFKAMTARQLAPGEYVWLFVQRLAIGVIIGSVVAGVVWYLLTQVEHPSETAPRTARLLALAGAVIAFAAADSVFSEAGIVAAATAGFTLGTLELPHQEGILQFMQDVTLLVLSFVFITLAALLEFAELLALGIAGLAVVAVLMAVIRPLAVFVSTVGVGFTTSERLFMSFVGPRGIIPASVATLFAVRLQTEAPPSDPSGAHLLLGTVFLVILVTVVVEAGFARRIAGVLGVTDSKR; this is translated from the coding sequence GTGTCCATTCACGTCAGCCTCGACGCCGTCGCCCTCATTGCGGCCATCGTCGGCCTCGGTGTGACGGCGCAGTTTCTCGCCGCGAAGTACCGGGTGCCGAGCGTGTTGTTTCTACTTCTCATGGGCGTCGCCATCGGTCCCGAGGGCCTCGGGCTGATACCGCCCGACGTCGCCGGCGATACGCTCTCGACCATCGTCGGCGTGAGCGTCGCCATCATCATCTTCGAAGGCACGTTTCGCCTCGAGTACGGGGCCATCTGGAAGACGTCGAAGGCGGTCAGCCGGATGATCACGGTCGGAGCGGTCATCGCGTTCGTCGGGACGGCGCTGACCGTGCGCCTGTTACTGGGTGCGAGTTGGGATATCGCGTTTCTCATCGGCGCGCTGCTGGTCGCCACCGGACCGACGGTCGTCGCGCCGATTCTCGCGGTGGTTCCCGTTCGCCAGGAGGTCGCGACGACGCTCGAAGTCGAAGGGATCGTCAACGACGTCACGGCCGCGGTGCTGGCTGTCGTCCTCTTCAAGGCCATGACAGCCCGACAGCTCGCACCGGGCGAGTACGTGTGGCTCTTCGTCCAGCGTCTCGCGATAGGGGTGATCATCGGATCGGTGGTCGCCGGGGTCGTTTGGTACCTCCTTACGCAGGTCGAACACCCGTCGGAGACCGCGCCGCGGACGGCTCGACTGCTCGCGCTGGCCGGTGCCGTCATCGCGTTTGCTGCCGCTGACTCGGTGTTCTCGGAGGCCGGGATCGTAGCCGCCGCCACTGCGGGATTTACCCTCGGAACCCTCGAACTACCCCATCAGGAGGGGATCCTGCAGTTCATGCAGGATGTGACGTTGCTCGTGCTCTCGTTCGTCTTCATCACGCTGGCGGCGCTGCTCGAGTTCGCGGAACTCCTCGCGCTGGGAATCGCCGGGCTCGCCGTCGTCGCGGTCCTGATGGCCGTGATCCGTCCGCTGGCCGTTTTCGTCTCGACGGTCGGGGTCGGCTTCACGACGAGCGAACGGTTGTTCATGAGCTTTGTCGGTCCGCGCGGGATTATTCCGGCGTCGGTCGCGACGCTGTTCGCCGTCCGACTGCAGACGGAGGCACCTCCATCGGATCCGTCGGGGGCGCATTTACTGCTCGGTACGGTCTTTCTCGTCATTCTCGTCACGGTCGTCGTCGAAGCGGGCTTCGCGAGACGGATCGCCGGTGTGCTTGGGGTTACCGACTCGAAGCGATAA
- a CDS encoding YgaP family membrane protein codes for MEHNIGSTDRNVRAVGGAVLAVLGIAILIGALEFGTAAGAVALLIGAVLLGTALTRTCLAYRLLGVDTCETA; via the coding sequence ATGGAACACAATATTGGTTCGACGGATCGAAACGTTCGCGCGGTCGGCGGTGCGGTCCTGGCCGTCCTCGGCATCGCGATTCTCATCGGCGCACTCGAGTTCGGAACGGCGGCGGGTGCCGTCGCGCTGTTGATCGGGGCCGTCCTCCTCGGGACGGCGCTGACGCGAACCTGTCTCGCGTACCGACTTCTGGGCGTCGATACGTGCGAGACCGCGTAG
- a CDS encoding M20 family metallopeptidase — protein MTDDSSKLETYVADHREELIDLALDLLAVDTANPPGDTREIVSLLEEYLSPLPVGVDRFAVDPAKPNLLVTVPGASDGTRTLLYNGHLDTVPFDADAWTFDPLGERVDDRVYGRGATDMKGAVASMLFAIRAFAATATEPPVDLAFAFVSDEEVGGDAGLPALLEADRLAADACVIGEPTCENDRHSVTVADRGSIWLTLEATGEAVHGSRPVLGENAIDRLYGAVATLRERFGTRRLELDPAIEPILDESVAFYEPTMGAETARELFATPTINLGVLEGGEAINSVPRTARAEIDIRVTANVQTPDLLSEIRECVADCDGITVADVSWSVGTAEPIESPLVEAVASSAEATTGERVYRRSATGGGDAKKLRNAGIPTVEFALGTDTVHAVDEYTTVDALVGNATIYARLPERWVAAVDRTVASG, from the coding sequence ATGACCGACGACTCCAGTAAACTCGAAACCTACGTCGCCGACCACCGCGAGGAACTGATCGACCTCGCACTCGACCTGCTGGCGGTCGACACAGCGAATCCGCCCGGCGATACACGAGAGATCGTCTCGCTGCTCGAAGAGTACCTGTCACCGCTTCCGGTCGGCGTCGACCGGTTCGCCGTCGATCCGGCGAAGCCGAACCTGCTCGTGACGGTACCGGGTGCTAGCGATGGAACTCGGACGCTGTTGTACAACGGCCACCTCGATACGGTTCCGTTCGACGCTGACGCGTGGACGTTCGATCCGCTCGGAGAACGAGTCGATGACCGGGTCTACGGGCGCGGCGCAACGGACATGAAGGGTGCGGTCGCCTCGATGCTGTTCGCGATCCGCGCGTTCGCAGCGACAGCGACTGAACCGCCCGTCGACCTCGCATTTGCGTTCGTCAGCGACGAGGAGGTCGGCGGCGACGCAGGGCTCCCCGCGTTGCTCGAGGCCGATAGACTCGCTGCCGACGCCTGCGTCATCGGCGAGCCGACCTGCGAGAACGACCGCCACTCGGTGACGGTCGCCGATCGCGGCAGCATTTGGCTGACCCTCGAGGCGACGGGCGAGGCTGTACACGGCTCGCGGCCCGTGCTCGGCGAGAACGCCATCGATCGGCTCTATGGGGCGGTCGCGACGCTGCGGGAGCGATTCGGAACGCGGCGACTCGAACTCGATCCCGCGATCGAGCCGATCCTCGACGAATCAGTCGCGTTCTACGAGCCGACGATGGGTGCCGAGACCGCCCGCGAACTGTTCGCGACGCCGACGATCAATCTCGGCGTCCTCGAGGGGGGCGAGGCGATCAATAGCGTCCCGCGGACAGCCCGCGCGGAGATCGATATCCGAGTAACCGCGAACGTGCAGACGCCCGACCTCCTCTCGGAGATCCGGGAGTGCGTCGCCGACTGCGACGGGATCACGGTCGCCGACGTCTCCTGGAGCGTCGGCACCGCCGAACCGATCGAGAGTCCGCTCGTCGAGGCCGTGGCCTCGAGCGCCGAAGCGACGACCGGCGAACGGGTGTACCGCCGAAGTGCGACCGGCGGCGGTGACGCGAAGAAGCTTCGAAACGCCGGGATTCCGACCGTCGAGTTCGCGCTCGGAACGGACACCGTCCACGCGGTCGACGAGTACACGACCGTCGACGCACTCGTGGGGAACGCAACGATATACGCACGCCTCCCTGAACGATGGGTGGCCGCAGTCGACAGGACGGTGGCGTCGGGATAG
- the nrfD gene encoding NrfD/PsrC family molybdoenzyme membrane anchor subunit, whose product MATNTPTVTKRIGGNRLRIAWYALLVVLLGIGAYGGYLRVTEGLRSTNLTSTVPWGAWVAFYIYFVGLSAGAFLVSTLSNVFDVEGMHEIEREALFVAIVSMIVALTFVMVDLGRMGRLWHPFAWRQPLSVLSWEVHAYVLYVGVLMGELYFSMRRDLVARSEEDDGLRGRIAGLLTLGRTDTSDEALEADRTWLKRLGIVGIPLAIVFVHGGTGNLFAVAAARSYWFSALFPVIFITSAVVSGMALIALLYVLRAWLGGRTLETPLLERMAALLAGFIVLDASLKVLEAFVGLYSLHPGHVESWLTIMTGEMWWSFWLVMVGMGWVAPVVLLSRRDWRRRPAFVAAAGASVVLGVIGTRFNIVVPAQIEPTLYGLPTGYYVPSMPEWILSAGIVAFGVLVYTIGTELLPLVPRGEAHD is encoded by the coding sequence ATGGCAACCAACACACCGACCGTCACGAAACGAATCGGCGGGAACCGCCTCCGGATCGCCTGGTACGCGCTGCTCGTGGTCCTGCTCGGGATCGGCGCGTACGGCGGCTACCTGCGCGTCACCGAGGGACTCCGATCGACGAACCTCACGAGTACGGTCCCGTGGGGCGCGTGGGTCGCCTTCTACATCTACTTCGTCGGCCTGTCCGCGGGCGCGTTCCTCGTGAGCACGCTCTCGAACGTCTTCGACGTCGAGGGCATGCACGAGATCGAACGCGAGGCGCTGTTCGTCGCGATCGTCTCGATGATCGTCGCGCTGACGTTCGTCATGGTCGACCTCGGCCGGATGGGGCGGCTCTGGCACCCCTTCGCGTGGCGCCAGCCGCTGTCGGTCCTCTCCTGGGAGGTCCACGCGTACGTCCTCTACGTCGGGGTCCTGATGGGCGAACTGTACTTCTCGATGCGGCGCGACCTCGTCGCGCGGAGCGAGGAAGACGACGGCCTCCGCGGCCGGATCGCCGGCCTGCTGACGCTCGGCCGGACCGACACGAGCGACGAGGCCCTCGAGGCCGATCGCACGTGGCTGAAACGGCTCGGCATCGTCGGCATCCCGCTGGCGATCGTCTTCGTCCACGGCGGCACCGGGAACCTGTTCGCGGTCGCAGCCGCACGGAGTTACTGGTTTAGCGCCCTGTTCCCGGTGATCTTCATCACGTCGGCGGTCGTCAGCGGCATGGCGCTGATCGCCCTGCTGTACGTGCTCCGTGCGTGGCTGGGTGGTCGAACGCTCGAGACGCCACTGCTCGAGCGCATGGCGGCGCTGCTGGCGGGCTTTATCGTCCTCGACGCCTCGCTGAAGGTCCTCGAGGCGTTCGTCGGGCTGTACAGTCTCCACCCGGGACACGTCGAGTCGTGGCTGACGATCATGACCGGCGAGATGTGGTGGTCGTTCTGGCTGGTGATGGTCGGCATGGGATGGGTCGCTCCGGTCGTCCTCTTGTCCCGACGCGACTGGCGACGGCGACCGGCGTTCGTGGCCGCGGCGGGTGCGAGCGTCGTCCTCGGCGTGATCGGAACGCGGTTCAACATCGTTGTCCCCGCACAGATCGAGCCGACGCTGTACGGGTTGCCGACGGGCTATTACGTCCCGTCGATGCCGGAGTGGATCCTCTCCGCCGGCATCGTCGCTTTCGGCGTGCTCGTCTACACGATCGGCACGGAACTGCTGCCACTCGTTCCTCGAGGTGAGGCTCATGACTGA
- a CDS encoding FAD-dependent oxidoreductase encodes MSDTFVVVGGDAAGMSAASKAKREDPDLDVIVFEKGEWVSYAACGMPYYVKGDVDELDDLVTVTPEEFREKRDIDLRTNAEVVDIDREAKTVTVETREGTEEQPYDDLLVATGASAIEPPFDGFELEGVFTIHDMGEADAIEDDVSERDLETAAIVGGGYVGIEMAEALAARGFDVHLYEMLPHVLQPFGEAVAEIVEDHLREQGVELHLETAVSGFVGDGRIEAVELEDETVPADVAIVGVGVTPNTDLAERAGIELGPTGAIATDQYGRTNDEHVYAAGDCAEATNVVTGEPDHVPLALTANRAGRAIGQTVTGDPTPTGGTAGTAIVKAFDLGAARTGIVDEGRAREAGFDPVSVTISASTRAHYYPDGAELTVTLVADRESGKLLGGTVVGRDGAKRIDTVATALTAGMTVAELQNADLAYAPPFSPVWDPILTAAKVLNGKLE; translated from the coding sequence ATGAGCGACACGTTCGTCGTCGTCGGCGGTGACGCCGCGGGAATGAGCGCAGCGAGCAAGGCGAAACGCGAGGACCCGGACCTGGACGTGATCGTGTTCGAGAAGGGCGAGTGGGTTTCCTACGCAGCCTGCGGGATGCCCTACTACGTCAAGGGCGACGTCGACGAGTTGGACGATCTCGTGACCGTGACGCCCGAGGAGTTCCGTGAGAAACGGGATATCGACCTGCGAACGAATGCCGAGGTCGTCGACATCGATCGCGAGGCGAAGACCGTGACGGTCGAGACGCGCGAGGGAACCGAGGAGCAGCCCTACGACGACCTTCTCGTCGCGACCGGCGCCAGCGCGATCGAACCGCCGTTCGACGGGTTCGAACTCGAGGGCGTGTTCACCATCCACGACATGGGCGAGGCCGACGCCATCGAGGACGACGTTTCCGAGCGCGACCTCGAGACCGCCGCGATCGTCGGCGGTGGGTACGTCGGCATCGAGATGGCCGAGGCGCTGGCGGCCCGCGGGTTCGACGTTCACCTCTACGAGATGCTCCCACACGTCCTCCAGCCGTTCGGCGAGGCCGTGGCCGAAATCGTCGAGGACCACCTTCGCGAACAGGGCGTCGAGCTACACCTCGAGACGGCCGTTTCCGGATTCGTCGGCGACGGGCGGATCGAGGCCGTCGAACTCGAGGACGAGACCGTTCCCGCGGACGTCGCGATCGTCGGCGTCGGCGTGACGCCGAACACCGATCTCGCCGAGCGCGCGGGCATCGAACTCGGGCCGACCGGCGCGATCGCGACCGACCAGTACGGTCGAACGAACGACGAGCACGTCTACGCGGCGGGCGATTGCGCGGAGGCGACCAACGTCGTGACCGGCGAACCCGACCACGTCCCGCTGGCGCTGACCGCTAACCGCGCGGGTCGGGCGATCGGCCAGACCGTCACCGGCGATCCCACGCCGACCGGCGGCACCGCGGGCACCGCGATCGTGAAGGCGTTCGACCTCGGGGCCGCACGCACGGGGATCGTCGACGAAGGCCGGGCCCGCGAAGCGGGCTTCGATCCCGTCTCAGTCACGATTTCGGCGTCGACCCGCGCCCACTACTACCCCGACGGCGCGGAGCTTACGGTCACGCTGGTCGCCGATCGAGAGAGCGGGAAACTGCTCGGCGGTACCGTCGTTGGTCGTGACGGAGCGAAGCGGATCGATACGGTCGCGACGGCGCTGACTGCCGGCATGACCGTCGCGGAACTGCAGAACGCGGACCTGGCGTACGCCCCGCCCTTTAGTCCCGTCTGGGATCCGATTCTGACCGCGGCGAAGGTGCTCAACGGAAAACTCGAGTGA
- a CDS encoding DUF1214 domain-containing protein: MSNETNHTTPESSSELLRATRRNALRGAGLAGMLALGGGSATASRNSSEANTQEAETETSAADESVPVTWENFPRSQIHLMMENIVEQGGFGEFYHFPTIVGPEVRIAALPNRDTIYSIGVFDLTEPVTITKPDTGDRHQSMVVMDEDAYVKEAYQDSGEYTLTQDGVGTRYVWVIVRTFVDPNDPDDVATVNELQDELAVRQNSAGAFEIPNWDRQAHDELFDALVTVMKTMEDFSGAIGDVGEVNPVKYLLGSVTPGGVPEPETIYLQRIPDQNDGDTPHTFTVQDVPVDGFWSVTVYNSDGFLEENEYDAYSFNNVTAEPNDDGSVTIHFGGDPDEPNFLYTPAEWFYVVRLYGPREEILDGSYQFPDAEPLE; encoded by the coding sequence ATGAGCAACGAGACAAATCACACGACGCCAGAATCGAGTTCCGAACTGCTGCGGGCAACACGCCGAAACGCACTTCGCGGGGCGGGCCTTGCCGGAATGCTCGCGCTGGGTGGTGGCAGTGCCACTGCCAGCCGAAACTCCTCGGAGGCGAACACCCAGGAGGCTGAAACCGAGACGTCAGCAGCTGACGAGTCAGTTCCGGTCACATGGGAGAACTTCCCACGGTCACAGATACATCTAATGATGGAGAACATCGTCGAACAAGGCGGGTTCGGCGAATTTTATCATTTCCCGACGATAGTCGGCCCCGAGGTGCGGATCGCGGCCTTGCCCAATCGCGACACGATCTATTCGATCGGCGTCTTCGACTTGACCGAGCCGGTCACCATTACCAAGCCGGACACCGGTGATCGTCACCAGTCGATGGTTGTCATGGATGAGGACGCGTACGTGAAAGAGGCGTACCAGGATTCCGGCGAGTACACGTTGACCCAGGACGGGGTCGGGACGCGGTACGTGTGGGTCATCGTCCGCACGTTCGTCGACCCGAACGATCCGGACGACGTAGCAACTGTCAATGAATTACAGGACGAACTCGCAGTGAGACAGAACTCAGCCGGCGCGTTCGAGATTCCCAACTGGGATCGTCAAGCACACGACGAACTCTTCGACGCGCTCGTCACCGTCATGAAAACGATGGAGGACTTCAGCGGCGCGATTGGCGACGTCGGGGAGGTCAACCCCGTGAAGTACTTGCTCGGTAGTGTGACACCGGGCGGCGTTCCGGAGCCAGAAACGATCTATTTGCAACGGATTCCCGACCAGAACGACGGTGACACGCCACACACGTTCACCGTCCAGGACGTCCCCGTCGACGGATTCTGGTCGGTCACCGTCTACAACAGCGACGGGTTTCTCGAGGAGAACGAGTACGACGCGTACTCGTTCAACAACGTGACTGCAGAGCCGAACGATGACGGGAGTGTCACGATCCATTTCGGCGGTGACCCCGATGAACCGAACTTCCTCTACACGCCAGCGGAGTGGTTCTACGTGGTCCGGCTCTACGGTCCGCGCGAGGAGATTCTCGATGGGAGCTATCAGTTCCCCGACGCCGAGCCGCTCGAGTGA